tttaaataccaTAAATGACGAAAAAATCCCTTCTTCGAACTTaacattttttcaaaaaaaaaactattgcAATTCATAGGAAACTATTTTTATCCCAGGTCTTATTTGATCTACTCGCTAGATATAAAACTGGAATGGGAATAGATGAAGCAATTAGtatttcaaatatttaataaCCCAAACCTTTTAAAGCGAGTGAATCATGCAGATGAGTAACAACTAACAACACACCTGTTGAACATAATACTCCATTAAATTGGATTTCAATTTATgcataaaataaagaaatacctACAAACCGccttttaaaaattaaatgccTTAAAAAGCATTGTTACAAAACTTAAATTCATTAGTTCAGAAACAATCTTATATTCGAATTTCAAACATTTGAAAGGTCGATGAATAAACAAGCTCCAAACTAACAAAAGCAGAATACAGCAACAGTGCGGATCATCTAGGAGTCAGCAATGGTAACTTCGACCTCTACACCAGGTTCAATGGTGATTGAAGTAATCTGCTTCACAACATCTGGTGAGCTGAAAAGATCAATCACTCGCTTGTGCACACGCAGCTCAAACCTATCGAATGTGTTTGTTCCTAAAGAGTAAATTCaacaaaatgtaaatattttaaacatataAGAACTAAATTAGAACTAAGATGCAAAAAGAAAGTGGGGAAGATGTGAATCCAAACAATTTTAGCCAGTAGATGTCACACTAATTTAACCAAATACCTATGACATTAAGAAAATATCAGTTTTTTCAAACCACACAAACTTTCATTACATACATGGACAAGAACTTAATAAACATTAGGTTGAAAATTTGTATTAAGAAACATTACAAGATCACAGTTGAGAGAGTTTCACATAACCAAGCAATCAAGGGGAAAATGATAGCAACATAATTTCTACAGTTTATATAGGATTCATACCTTCACCGCAAGGAGACTTCCTGGTGGTGATTTTGAGAACCTTGGTAGGCATTCTGACTGGTCCTTTGACTCTCAGCCTCTTGTCCTTGGCACCACGTACAAGGTCAGCACAAACTGTTAACATGAACCTCCAGGTCAACAATGCTTTAATCTCATAGGAACCATACACAGAACAAAGGAAAGTTGGTAAAGCATCATAACTCAGAGCACAGCCATAATTCATGAATAGCTCCGTTGGACTAACATCGACCCTCAATAACAACCGATTTTAGAGTTGATGCAGCATCGTATGACAGAGCATAGTATAATTGATGAATGACTCGTACGGACTAAAAATACACAATTAAACATTACCAAGAAATCCCCAACCATATTTGGTTGATGAGTATCAACCAAATAAACAGTAACAGCCTATTCAGATAATCATGTCAATCAAATTGGTAGgtaaaaatataaaacttaTTCACTAGTATGACTCATATAGCATCATGCCATTAGCACATTAGAGTAATATATGAAGCTCGCTGCCACTTAAAATAACTTATACTATGATTATACTACAAAGTGGTGGTAATCATTGTTTAGAAGAAATTGCTCCAAAACTAAACATGTAAGTTTTTTTCAAAACCAAGGGTACTCAAACTTAATGTTGAAACACTGATCACCATTTGCATAGAAAATCTGTCATTATAAATATACCATTGACTAACATTTTAAATGAACTTTAGCCATATACTTAAAATTATTCAATGGCACGGTGCAACTGGACTGTAATGCTAGACTACTTCAGAAAGGCGCTTAACAGAATTATGGTAGGCAGGCATCGCAATACTGCATTTTATGcgacaacaaaaataaatttttcatCGAACATACAAAAATCGGGAACATGTCAACTGAGAAGTCCAGAGATTACAAAGAGCAATCAAATAATGaatccaattaaaataaataaaggttATACCTTTCTCGAGATTTTTGACATTTTTGGAGGACAGAGTGATGCGGATCTTGTGAATCTGCTCTTGGGACTCCTCCAACCCCGGCTTTGTCGGCTTCATTGTTGCGAACGCCATTGTTTAGTCTGCCCCAAACATACATACAGAATAGTGCAGTCAATCAATCAGAAAACGTAAATTCATATTCTCgaaacaaatttcaaataagTAGGCGATCATGAAATACATTTTAGTTAGTGAATTTACCGGTGGCGGATAGAGGGGTGCGGCGGCAGCGCTGAGAAAACTGAGAAGAGTTCCACCAAATAAAACTGTACCTGATATGTAATTGAGATTTTAAAACCTAGTGACCAAACTAGGGCTTTTCCGTATTAAAGTTGTTTGCGTTTCGGTGCCCTGCATTTTGGATTATTTATAAAACGCACCCAATagttatttatttctttattcatCTTCTTTAAAAAGGTGATTATATCATCTTCAATGGTACACTAAAACCTAAAATGAGATAGGTAATTAACTTTAATAGTACTCCAAAGTCAATCCCagttttattttttggaaaaaatacatatctttaggtttacactaaactcaaacctaaaagttttttaaattttatgagtaAAAAGGCATAATgtagagaatattcttttaagtttgagtttaatgCAAATGATTAGAGTAAAATCACATTTGatgtaatatttatattaaaatgagtttgagtttagtgtaaatggttggagatgcttTTACAAAAGTTATTAGTGTTACTATTTAGTACaattattactattttattACCATGTTTACTATTCTTGttataaaaatactactattgttagaattactaataatattttaataaaatactccCCGTCCTATTCAAAATGTTCACTTTATTGAGTGTCACTGGATTTTAGGAGGAGTTATTAAGTGGAGtaattagagaaaaaaagtagtagttgaatattttatcgaggagaaaggaaaaagaatttgtttctaaatatagaaaggaaaaaagtgattgcattagtaattttttttagttgaataagATAAGTTTTCACGTGAAATTTCGAGAGATGATTGTACCATTCTTTTCGGAGATGCATTGACATGCCTTGAATGGGCTGATCCATTTCAAATATAAGGGTATTTTATTGGCCCAATCGGTTAAAGCccaatattttaatgattaggCGCGTTTGTATTTGAGCCCAATTCCTATAACTCACTCATTGATTACCGCCATTCCTTGACTCATTATTAGTGATTCATCATAATAGATAAGGTATAAGTTTTCGGCTAATTTCTTGTTGTATTTGGTTTATAATTTTCATATATTGTGCATTTCTTATACTAGTTAGAGGCACCCCCATCGGGTCTTTGTAGTTAGATGCACCATAAATTGTGCATTTCTTATACTAGttagttgttttattttatcGATAGTGGTTGTTGTTCTTTATCAAAATAACAAATCTCacttattataaatattaatttactgAAATATTTACACAAAACTATATTAGTATGGAAATACATTCATCATTGGCCACACAAAACATATCAGTTTATGTTaataaacaataattttatGTCTAATTAACAATTAATAGAGGGCGTGACATTTAGTTTTCCTGATTTCCATCgtttattttgaagaatatgTGAACACATAATCTTTTATTGGGGTGTATCCCACTAATCATTGAGGATGCAGTACTTATTAAGATCGGGCCATCTACCGTATGAtgttatttttaaaactaaaaaaactcAAATTGGGTTTGTTCCCATGCCCTATTTAGAGCATGctcagcggtggcgtccgtcgccaccgccgtccgcgccgctggcacggacgccatccgccgccgctgcactcgcgccgctggcacggcgctgctcgatgtatcgagcacgtccgtgccagcggacgcacacgtggcggcacgggattgggcaacggcgtagccgttgcattcaaactttttttaaaaaaatcggtatttaattataaataatgctaaaaaataaaaaaaaatattttccaaatcccaaaaatatggccgttttttcccgttttttctgaattttttttgattttttttttattttttcccaaaatcatctataaatacacacattcatcactcatttatcacatcaattcatctctcattcataattcttatacaaactatcaacacattcaaccttcactcaaaacatcaaatggatttcactcatctcatggcggaagcggagcgtgaagaacaagaatactacgaacaacattgtgccgcttacgaagcatatgtcgcggcgaatacccccgctcatcctcctcaacgcactagatcaaatcgccgctacatccatcttGACCGGGAGTTGCtgtggattttaatttttaggattttaattatgtaatttttaatttttaggattttaattatgtaatttttcatttttaggattttaattatgtaatgtttaatttatttgtcatttgtaatatttattgtggtttttaaatgaattttaatattatggaaatgttattgtttaattgaatttaaattaattgtgatcgtccttgcggaagagcacagttgtgggtgttgtgctcttgccagagagcaggcatgaatagtaccgcccgggcccacaatcgtgccgctggcaagagcacggttgtggatgctcttatggatGTCAAATGATTTTAAAATTAGGATCAAATTTTCAGTTCAATCGTCATCAACACGTgatgaaaatttaattttgtgattcTAAATCTTCGATTGAGGTGAAGCAATCTAGTGTTCGTCCAATCTATTTAACTTTACACCAATTATATTCTATAGATTTCAAACTTTTTTCCTTCAGCCAGTCCGAATGCAACAAGTGGAAAATTGTGGACATCATCAAAACCCTCAATCTGGAAAATGGACACCAAATATGAATGGTCCCCCTTTGTAAACACCACAATCAGTGGaaaattagagagagagaaagtaaaatatgaTACCACAAAGATTCCAGAAGAATCCTGGGGCTTGACTCAGACAACCTCAGCAATAATGGTAGGTTCAATTTGAAGACATGAAAGGAACACCACTGGAATGATGACACAataaaagaagaaaggaagtAAATGAGTGAAGTAAGATAACAATGGGTAGAACATATAGTAGTTCCTTAATTTTCCAGCTAAAAGGGGGTCACCCACATAATAATTgagttaattaaataaaagttaaaTACTGTATCATAATTCACGGAATTTTGTGGAAGCCAATTGATCCCAGTGACTTTCTGTAGTTCCATAATTTCTAATTTTCGAACAAATCACTTTATTTATTGCCCAACACATAATTTGATCCATCATGTCTGTCAATTGTTTAACAGAGTAAAAAAATGGTAACAatgaattctttcaaatttgAAGAGAAAAAAAGCGAAGTTTGTTTGTGTACTATTGTAGTAATCATGATATCTCTTTCATTTGTTAACAAAGAACGTGACCGAAATCAATACCCATATTCTCCTTTTTAGGTTTGGTGAGTAGTCAGTACCTACACAATTATGTATGTGCCTCTACACCAAACcaagaattagggttttttttccctcttatttgatttttaaacaaaaaatactactagtactaaaCAGAATAACGCTAGTACAATATAAGATCAATTGTTTTGAAATAAACTAGTAtttacacccgtgctatgcacgtggcatataatttttaaataatgaatataaattttaatgaaatatagaaactaagaattaaaaacaatataaagatttacaaaaacataaatgtgattataaataaaatatttataataaatgaagaatttactcatcaactataaatgaaatatttcatattcgacaatcaattttatacaattttaatttatgatataagtggagtaaaataaatgacaaataagAGATGTatgactaatgatcaaagagtatgagttagttagaataagataCACAATAAAGAACTTGTTATTTGCGTAGAGATTAAAGTGAAAAATTAGAACAACAACAAACCAACAAATAGTTCATAagtttgaaaaacttctttgtaaacaacattaactGTAGCATCGCTTCTATTATCATCTTCAtctccacaaactaaaatcttgaGACCTCCACGACTCGTAACTCTAGATATAGCAACATACAACTGTCCATGACTGAAGATTGGTTTTCgtaaaaataatccaacatgagACAGAGATTGACCTAGACTtttgttaatggtcattgcatacgaCACAACCAAAGGAAATTGTCGTCGTTGGAATTTGAATGGCAACATTGGATCAGATGGTATTAAAGACATTCGGGGAATCAAAACTTTATGACCAACATTATGGCCACCCAATACTTGTCCCTCCAAAACATAATCACCCAAACGCGTAATTATCAGTCTGGTGCCATTACACAATCCATTCGAGTGATCTATATTCCTTAACAACATCACAGGAGTACCAACTTTCAACAACAATTCATGATTAGGTGTACCTGAACACTTCAACTTATTCAAAAGTTCAACAGAATGTATCTCAACTAATCCATTTGAGGTCAAATCTGAGTTTGAGATACTATTAGAACTCAAATAAACTCGACCCTGAGACTGATCCAACGACATCATGAATTGGTTAACCTCATCAACAACCTCTAAAGTAGGAGCAAGTATGGCACGATCA
This portion of the Salvia splendens isolate huo1 unplaced genomic scaffold, SspV2 ctg231, whole genome shotgun sequence genome encodes:
- the LOC121789398 gene encoding 40S ribosomal protein S20-2-like → MAFATMKPTKPGLEESQEQIHKIRITLSSKNVKNLEKVCADLVRGAKDKRLRVKGPVRMPTKVLKITTRKSPCGEGTNTFDRFELRVHKRVIDLFSSPDVVKQITSITIEPGVEVEVTIADS